The following are encoded in a window of Geotrypetes seraphini chromosome 5, aGeoSer1.1, whole genome shotgun sequence genomic DNA:
- the THTPA gene encoding thiamine-triphosphatase has product MATSLAVLEVERKFIYSSDVEDMLQTLGATLQGRLLFRDTYYDTVDLHLTLNDHWLRDRQGSWELKLPFSLHGGDKSSNPVTQYQELTREKEIIAAVGEVLGCTPLSEGMEALVAELRLQAFASYVTDRKSYEVPREGLHVDLDEADFGFAVGEVEKVVSTAEEVPEALERINHFCSQLGVTSVKKVPGKMTTYLHQYRPEHYQKLKEAHVL; this is encoded by the exons ATGGCCACAAGCCTCGCTGTCCTTGAGGTGGAGCGAAAGTTCATCTACAGTTCGGACGTGGAGGATATGCTGCAAACCCTGGGAGCTACGCTGCAGGGCAGACTCCTTTTCCGAGACACCTATTATGATACAGTGGACCTGCACCTCACTCTGAATGACCACTGGCTTCGTGACCGTCAAGGATCCTGGGAGCTCAAACTCCCTTTCTCCCTGCATGGAGGTGATAAATCCAGCAATCCGGTCACTCAGTACCAAGAGCTGACACGGGAGAAAGAGATCATAGCAGCTGTGGGGGAAGTGCTGGGCTGCACGCCTCTCAGTGAAGGCATGGAAGCATTGGTGGCAGAATTAAGGCTGCAGGCATTTGCTTCTTATGTAACAGACAGAAAGAGCTATGAGGTGCCCAGGGAGGGCCTGCATGTGGACCTTGATGAAGCTGACTTTGGCTTTGCTGTTGGGGAAGTGGAGAAGGTTGTGTCCACAGCAGAGGAGGTACCTGAAGCCCTGGAAAGGATCAATCACTTCTGTTCACAGTTAG GGGTGACCAGTGTGAAAAAGGTTCCAGGCAAAATGACCACCTACCTGCATCAGTACCGTCCGGAGCACTACCAGAAGCTCAAAGAGGCACATGTGCTTTGA